In Papaver somniferum cultivar HN1 chromosome 1, ASM357369v1, whole genome shotgun sequence, a genomic segment contains:
- the LOC113345977 gene encoding extensin-2-like, with product MYTHVAPKYVYASPPPPAYVSLKVYPSPAYVAPKVYPSPAYVAPKYVYSSSPPPTYVAPKYVYPSPPPPAYVAPKVYPSPAYVTPKVYPSPAYVTPKYVYASPPPPAYVVPKYVVPRVYPSPAYVTPKVYPSTHHQLMSPPTMSLPKSSHHQLM from the coding sequence ATGTATACGCACGTAGCTCCTAAATATGTGTacgcatcaccaccaccaccagcttatGTCTCCCTCAAAGTATATCCATCACCAGCTTATGTCGCTCCCAAAGTGTACCCATCTCCAGCTTACGTAGCTCCCAAATATGTGtactcatcatcaccaccaccaacatatgtAGCTCCTAAATATGTGTACCCATCACCACCGCCACCAGCTTACGTCGCTCCTAAAGTCTATCCATCACCAGCTTACGTCACTCCCAAAGTATACCCATCACCGGCTTATGTAACCCCCAAATATGTGTacgcatcaccaccaccaccagcttatGTTGTCCCTAAATACGTCGTTCCCAGAGTCTACCCATCACCAGCCTACGTCACTCCCAAAGTCTACCCAAGTACCCATCACCAGCTTATGTCGCCCCCAACTATGTCGCTCCCAAAGTCTTCCCATCACCAGCTTATGTAA